A region of the Anaerosporomusa subterranea genome:
ATCGGTCGATTCATTATTTCACCGCTAGCCATTCTTTTGGTTGCGTCTTTTTTTCCTATCCCTGATTTAATGAAAAAGGTCTTTGTTATCCAATCAGCTATGCCTGCCATGACACAGACCGCCATCCTCGCTAAAATCTATGACGCCGATGCGGAGTACGCCGCAGTAATGACTTCGGTGACAACTCTTGCCGCTATGTTAGCAATTCCGGTATATATGGTTTTATTATAGCTCTCATTCTCCAAAAGAAATACTTGTAATTCCTGTTGACCGATAGTACAATGTATACATACTCGGCCAACCAACCAGAATGGGCTTTACGGTGATGCCAGGAGGACCGCATCTTTCGAAGAAAAAAGAAAGAGGCAAGAAATCTTGGCTGGATTTAATTCCGCCCCGAGAAGCTCTCACTAACCGGATGTCCGCCTCAATTTATGGAGGTGCATTCGAGTGACTGTTCAAGAGATTTCTCTTCTCGCTCTCGTCTCGATTGTATGGACGGTTGTATTATCTCGCCGTGCTTACAAACTTCTCGAAAAAGAACAAGACTAGACGTAGCAATTGTACATCAAAAGAGTCACTAGGACAACCTAGTGACTCTTTTTTTCCCCCCAGACTTAAAAGCGATAGGGATGCCTATTAACAAACTCTGCGTACTGAAAATGAATCGCAGCTAGTATAGCGCCAACTGTATCACAGATTAAATCCAAGTCAGTATCAAGCAGGCTTGGTTGGCCTGGTAATACTGGATTACCGAAGCTATCAACCAGAAATTCCGCAATTTCATATAGTGCGCCTAAGCTTATGCCTAGTGAAATAATCAAAATACAATTTAGAATGTGCGGCAGCGGAGAACTCAATCGCTGTACCACTAATACATAAGCAAACAGAGAGAATGCATAGGCCCCAAAAATATGCAGCAGTTTATCAAATATCGTTGACGTAACATAATAGCCAAGATAATAGCCAAAAAAGCTGTCAAAAACGATAGTTAGCATAACAGCTGTCCGTACATAATTGCTTATGGAGAAAAAGCACCTAGACTCGAGCCAAACGTAAGCAAACCAAGCAACAGTTGTCGCCGCGACGCTGCGGATAAAAGCAGGATATCCTTGGTTCGCAAGCCCCAGCATCAACGCTATCTGTATGGCGAGAAAAACACCGTCCAGTATCTTCCTCAACAAATTCTGGTTTACCCCCTGGCTGCCTACATTCACCAACCGGACACTCCTTTCGAATCGCAAAGAGACTCACGAATAGTATGTCCGCTAGAAGGATAAAGAAGACTTGATTCAGGTAAAGTTTATATGAATTCCATTCCTCAGATGAAGTAACCGTCAGTCCTTTCTAAGATTAAACCCGAAGATTCTAGCGGATTTCCGGAAAAAATAATCAAGCTCTATTGATAATCTTTCCAGTGCAGAGTATAATGTATACATACTCGGCCAACCAACCAGCATGGGCTTCACGGCATTGTCAGGAGGACTGCAATTTTCGAAAAAAGAAAATTGCAAGAAATCTTGACTGGTTTTGATACCGCCCCGCGAAACTCTCACTAACCGGATGTCCGCCTCATATTGTTGGAGGTGCATTCGAGTGAATAATCAGGTAGCTATGTTTCTCGCCGTTTCGTCTATTGCTTGGGTAGCTGCATTATCTCACCGGGCTTATCTATTCTTGAAAAAGTAATAAGCCTTGACGCAACATTTACACATCAAAAAGAGTCACTAGGTTAATTGCCTGGTGACTCTTTTCTTTATTGACAAACTTTCTTAACCAGCTACCGTGATTAACTCTTCAGCTAGGCCGTTTAATTTGCGCGACATATCATTCAATTCTTGCGTCGACTCTGCTACTTGTGTAATGGCGCTGGCAATTTGCGAAATCATCGAAGCGATTTGCAGCATTTGCGTCCTGGTTGAAGCATTGTCTTCCTGCACAGATTTAATGATACTTTCGATGCTTTTTATCGATTCAGCCGTCGTCCCGGACAGCTTTCGGATCTCTTCGGCAACCACTCCAAAGCCTCTCCCTTGATCACCCACCCGCGCGGCCTCAATGGCGGCATTTAATCCCAGCAAGTTGGTTTGTCCGGCTATCGACTTGATAAACCCTAACACTTGGTCGGTCTCTTTAACCCGCGTTTGCGAGGTTTCCAACGTTGCCGTCAAAGTACGGCTAGCAGCGGCAATTTCTTCCGTCTGAGCCGATATCTCCTCAGATGTGCTAGCAATTGTCGCGATGTTCGAGCCAATCTGTACCGAAGCTTCTTTTAGCAACTCATAACGAGCGGTGGCCTCAGATATAGTAATAGCGCCAATAACCTGTTTCGCTTCATTATAAATTGGACTGCCAATACCCACATAAGGAACCCCGTATAGTGAGGCATCCATTTGGACAACAATCCGGCGTTTTTCGTGGATAGCGCGATACAATGCACTGCCAGGTTTAACAGCATCACCTGGTTTTACCCGCAAATCCAGGGTACGGGACGGCCGGTAAAAAATATATGTTTCTAGATTTGAAATGCAAACTCCAACATCGGCCATCTGCATATCATTTAACCCGGACAATACATTGACGTACTGTTCCAAAATCTGCTGATCCGAATTTTGCATTGTGGAGCCTCCAATACAAAGATTAATTTACACCAATTATAAGATGCAAGACATATAGCGTCAATCGTTTAATATACATACAATTTAGAATTATTAAATAGTTAGCTTTAAGTATAAAGCAAAGAAGCTCACCTCCGCCAAATGCAGGAGCGAGCTTCTTACTCTATTAGCCTGACCCTTAATCTCCCTACCCTAAACACGCAGCAGCTAGCTTGTCAACCCTGCGCATCGCCTTGATTACCATTTCGGCGCTAACTGCAAAGGGCATGCACGACATCGCTTTAGCCTCGACAGCCGCCTGAGCGGCGATAGCCAGCTCATCTGCCGAAAGATCGGCAATCTGACTAATCATCGTCGGAATGCCGCAACAGGCTGCAAGCTTGATCTCATCGATGAGTTCGTCGTCTGAGCGGTCTTCTAATGCCAGCAGACACAGGTTCCCATAACCGACAATTGAACCATGCGCAACCTGGTGGGTAGCCGGAATTTTGGTAAGACCATTATAGATAGCGTGGGCGGCGGCATTGCGCAATGTATCACCGCCAAAAATCGAAGATAAACCGGCGAGCAGGATAATCGCATCCACTACAGAGGCAAACTCACTACTAAGGGTTTTTCTCTCTACCGATTTACGGGCTTCACCACCAAAGCGCTGGATGATATTATAGCAAATTTGCCCATTGCTAACAGCCGAGATCGTAATACTGTTAGCTGGCAGGCGCACTGCAGCCGCCCGTAATTCATACATTTTCGCCAAGGTGTCGCCCATACCTGCAATTAGCCACATA
Encoded here:
- a CDS encoding methyl-accepting chemotaxis protein; the encoded protein is MQNSDQQILEQYVNVLSGLNDMQMADVGVCISNLETYIFYRPSRTLDLRVKPGDAVKPGSALYRAIHEKRRIVVQMDASLYGVPYVGIGSPIYNEAKQVIGAITISEATARYELLKEASVQIGSNIATIASTSEEISAQTEEIAAASRTLTATLETSQTRVKETDQVLGFIKSIAGQTNLLGLNAAIEAARVGDQGRGFGVVAEEIRKLSGTTAESIKSIESIIKSVQEDNASTRTQMLQIASMISQIASAITQVAESTQELNDMSRKLNGLAEELITVAG
- a CDS encoding iron-containing alcohol dehydrogenase family protein, with product MSIDRLPFPAKVFRGSDAIRLHLGAACKPSGTKGFVIGGKTALSKTQENIFASLKESGVQTIAVAWYGGEVTKENISKLAKQAVEQSADFILAVGGGKALDTGKAVAAECRLPIITVPTIAATCAAATPLTVLYNVKGEFAGNLFLEDCPAAIVIDTEVILGAPAMWLIAGMGDTLAKMYELRAAAVRLPANSITISAVSNGQICYNIIQRFGGEARKSVERKTLSSEFASVVDAIILLAGLSSIFGGDTLRNAAAHAIYNGLTKIPATHQVAHGSIVGYGNLCLLALEDRSDDELIDEIKLAACCGIPTMISQIADLSADELAIAAQAAVEAKAMSCMPFAVSAEMVIKAMRRVDKLAAACLG